In one Lolium rigidum isolate FL_2022 chromosome 3, APGP_CSIRO_Lrig_0.1, whole genome shotgun sequence genomic region, the following are encoded:
- the LOC124696391 gene encoding N-acetyltransferase 9-like protein, with amino-acid sequence MEAPEAAAAAAVDGGDGKRRKGSWYAVGERAVLVPYLREHVPRYHEWMQDPALLEATASEPLSLDQEFEVHRSWTLDPLKHTFIVLGKELIQGEFVVGNPHTEAMVGDVNIYMNDPDDTQLAEIEIMIAEQKSRGKGLGQEVILMMMAFAVEKYRIHTFRAKISDSNTASLKLFRKLGFKDASYSAVFKEVTLETPAAELPLASPLTIGSW; translated from the exons ATGGAGgcgcccgaggcggcggcggcggcggccgtggacGGAGGCGACGGGAAGAGGCGGAAGGGAAGCTGGTACGCGGTGGGGGAGCGCGCGGTGCTGGTGCCGTACCTGCGGGAGCACGTGCCGCGGTACCACGAGTGGATGCAGGACCCGGCGCTGCTGGAGGCCACCGCGTCGGAGCCCCTCTCCCTCGACCAGGAGTTCGAAGTCCACCGCTCCTGGACCCTCGACCCTCTCA AACATACTTTCATAGTCCTGGGTAAGGAGTTGATCCAGGGAGAGTTCGTAGTTGGGAACCCGCACACTGAAG CTATGGTTGGTGATGTAAACATTTATATGAATGATCCTGACGATACGCAACTTGCAGAAATAGAGATTATGATAGCCGAGCAAAAGAG CCGTGGAAAGGGTCTTGGTCAAGAAGTAATCTTAATGATGATGGCATTTGCAGTAGAGAAATACAGAATTCACACTTTCAGAGCAAAAATTAGTGACTCAAATACTGCATCACTAAAGCTCTTTAGAAAATTG GGCTTCAAGGATGCTTCATACAGTGCTGTTTTCAAGGAG GTTACACTGGAGACGCCTGCAGCTGAACTTCCATTGGCCTCTCCTCTGACCATAGGAAGCTGGTGA